A part of Dreissena polymorpha isolate Duluth1 chromosome 13, UMN_Dpol_1.0, whole genome shotgun sequence genomic DNA contains:
- the LOC127855619 gene encoding uncharacterized protein LOC127855619, which yields MKTIMSVSACWLLLVFIHIEAVKDEDFQSLLVRFSVLEDKQVVLETENKLSQKRIADLEKYKLLSDKRVASLERKIALCHRRQYALDIVKNIALETDKLLSDTTAKTLSDKEFASLVVGIILSDRKIATPENDNNVSHNRSGKDDSYSAAVEIEDRSAAVLQSKHRRFVAEGTVAFSAIKLANQEHIGIKQNIIFEQVLTNEGGGYHQNYGVFIAPQFGIYVFSSVILCFPNGLVEAEIVHNGNAINNIYCHGDSGRHDQGSQTAVIKMNAGDEVGVRNHFTADDGIWGSGFSSFSGYLVWLQ from the exons ATGAAGACCATTATGTCAGTTTCGGCATGTTGGTTGTTACTTGTTTTTATACACATTGAAGCCGTAAAAGATGAGGATTTTCAATCACTGCTTGTCAGATTTTCAGTGCTCGAAGACAAACAAGTTGTTCTTGAAACGGAAAATAAGTTGTCACAAAAAAGAATCGCCGACTTAGAAAAATACAAGTTACTGTCCGACAAAAGAGTCGCATCGCTTGAACGAAAAATTGCATTATGTCACAGAAGACAATATGCGCTTGATATTGTAAAGAACATCGCACTTGAAACCGACAAGCTACTGTCTGACACTACCGCCAAGACTCTGTCTGACAAGGAGTTCGCCTCCCTTGTTGTGGGCATAATACTATCGGACAGAAAAATCGCCACGCCCGAGAACGACAATAACGTATCACACAACCGGAGTGGTAAAGATGACAGTTACTCTGCTGCAGTTGAAATTGAAGATCGGTCAGCTGCTG TACTTCAATCCAAACACAGACGATTTGTTGCAGAAGGGACTGTAGCATTTTCTGCAATCAAATTAGCTAATCAAGAGCATATTGGCATTAAGCAGAACATCATCTTCGAGCAGGTTCTTACAAATGAAGGAGGCGGGTACCATCAAAATTACGGTGTCTTCATTGCTCCACAATTCGGCATTTACGTCTTCTCGTCGGTCATTTTGTGTTTCCCAAATGGGTTGGTTGAAGCTGAAATAGTTCATAACGGAAACGCGATCAATAACATTTACTGCCATGGTGACAGTGGGAGACACGATCAAGGCAGTCAGACGGCTGTCATAAAGATGAATGCTGGTGATGAAGTCGGGGTTCGAAATCATTTCACTGCAGATGATGGTATCTGGGGTAGTGGGTTTTCGTCATTCAGTGGCTATTTAGTATGGCTGCAATAA
- the LOC127854771 gene encoding uncharacterized protein LOC127854771, protein MVAFVSKTPIGNRDRNRAVIATIGHIQWGLEKYKILSDKRVALLERKNALCNRRQGDIIKKLYADKVALETDKILPDATTTTNEYDKTLSASDRTTTTLENDYAASPNLSGKDDGYSAAVDIAVLQSKHKRFVAEGTVAFSAMKVAHQEHVGVNQNIVFEQVLTNEGGGYHPNHGVFIAPQSGVNVFSSAILCFPNGEVLAEMVHNGNPVTHIYCHGDSGRHDQGSQMVVIKINAGDEVAVRNYYHADDSIWGGLFSSFSGYLVCMQYKSISGQIISTVDIYVYP, encoded by the exons ATGGTTGCTTTTGTTAGTAAGACACCCATTGGTAATAGGGATCGCAATAGAGCAGTCATAGCTACGATTGGGCACATTCAGTGGGGCCTAG AAAAATACAAGATATTGTCCGACAAAAGAGTCGCTTTGCTGGAACGAAAAAATGCATTATGTAACAGACGACAAGGTGATATTATTAAGAAACTGTATGCAGACAAAGTCGCACTTGAAACCGACAAGATACTGCCTGACGCAACCACCACAACAAATGAATATGACAAGACTCTGTCTGCTTCTGACAGAACAACCACCACGCTCGAGAACGACTATGCAGCATCACCCAACCTGAGTGGTAAAGATGATGGTTACTCTGCTGCGGTTGATATTGCTG TACTTCAATCGAAACACAAAAGATTTGTTGCAGAAGGGACTGTAGCATTCTCTGCAATGAAAGTAGCTCACCAAGAGCATGTCGGAGTTAATCAGAACATCGTCTTCGAGCAGGTTCTTACAAATGAAGGAGGTGGGTACCATCCAAATCACGGTGTTTTCATTGCTCCACAATCCGGCGTTAACGTCTTCTCGTCGGCCATTTTGTGTTTCCCAAATGGGGAGGTTCTTGCTGAAATGGTTCATAATGGAAACCCCGTCACGCACATTTACTGCCATGGTGACAGTGGGAGACACGATCAAGGCAGTCAGATGGTTGTCATAAAGATAAATGCTGGTGATGAAGTCGCGGTTCGAAATTATTACCATGCAGATGATAGTATCTGGGGTGGTCTGTTTTCGTCATTCAGTGGCTATTTAGTATGTATGCAATACAAAAGTATTAGCGGCCAAATAATTTCTACTGTCGACATATACGTTTACCCATGA